In Paenibacillus guangzhouensis, a single window of DNA contains:
- the serS gene encoding serine--tRNA ligase encodes MLDVKILRNEFGRVEEALKNRGKSLDLIAEFPALDVRRRELLQESETLKNRRNVVSQEVARLKKARENADDLILEMREVSDRIKELDEEVRVLDEKITELTLAIPNIPSDATPIGASEEDNVEIRRWSEPAKFDFEPKAHWDIAQDLGILDFEAAAKVTGSRFVFYKGLGARLERALLNFMMDLHSDQHGYEEILPPYIVNRDSLIGTSQLPKFEEDLFKLRDTDYYLIPTAEVPVTNIHREEILNVEDLPKKFVAFSACFRSEAGSAGRDTRGLIRQHQFNKVELVKLVKPEDSYAELEDLTQNAEKVLQLLELPYRVLTLCTADIGFASAKTYDLEVWLPESNMYREISSCTNFEDFQARRANIRFRRDAKGKPEFVHTLNGSGLAIGRTVAAILENYQQADGSVRVPTVLQPYMGGLEVISKK; translated from the coding sequence TTGTTAGATGTAAAAATTTTACGAAATGAATTCGGACGTGTGGAGGAAGCGCTTAAGAATCGCGGTAAATCGCTTGATTTGATCGCTGAATTCCCAGCGCTTGATGTTCGTCGTCGTGAACTGCTGCAAGAGAGCGAGACCCTGAAGAATCGTCGTAACGTGGTTTCGCAAGAAGTAGCTAGACTGAAGAAAGCGCGTGAAAATGCAGACGACTTGATCCTTGAGATGCGCGAAGTATCGGATCGTATCAAGGAATTGGATGAAGAAGTGCGTGTGCTCGATGAGAAGATCACAGAGCTAACGCTAGCAATTCCGAATATCCCAAGCGATGCAACACCTATAGGCGCTTCTGAAGAAGATAATGTTGAGATTCGTAGATGGTCTGAGCCTGCGAAGTTCGATTTTGAGCCGAAGGCACATTGGGATATTGCACAAGACCTTGGCATTCTGGATTTCGAAGCAGCAGCCAAAGTAACGGGATCACGCTTCGTATTCTATAAAGGGCTTGGCGCACGTCTTGAACGGGCTCTATTGAACTTCATGATGGATCTACATAGCGATCAGCACGGTTATGAAGAAATTCTACCGCCGTACATTGTCAATCGCGACAGTCTGATCGGTACGAGTCAATTGCCGAAGTTCGAAGAGGATCTATTCAAGCTGCGCGATACAGATTATTATCTCATTCCAACAGCTGAAGTGCCTGTCACGAATATTCATCGCGAAGAGATTCTGAATGTGGAAGATTTGCCGAAGAAATTCGTTGCGTTCAGTGCATGTTTCCGTTCGGAAGCAGGTTCTGCAGGTCGCGATACGCGTGGATTGATTCGTCAGCATCAATTCAACAAGGTAGAGCTTGTGAAGCTCGTGAAACCGGAAGATTCTTACGCTGAACTCGAGGATCTGACCCAGAATGCTGAGAAGGTATTGCAATTGCTTGAATTGCCTTACCGTGTCCTGACATTATGTACTGCGGATATTGGATTTGCATCGGCGAAGACATATGACCTTGAAGTCTGGCTTCCTGAGAGCAACATGTATCGTGAGATTTCTTCGTGTACGAACTTCGAAGATTTCCAAGCACGTCGTGCGAATATTCGGTTCCGTCGTGATGCGAAAGGCAAACCAGAGTTCGTGCATACACTGAACGGATCAGGTCTTGCCATCGGCCGTACAGTCGCAGCCATTCTTGAGAATTATCAGCAAGCGGATGGTAGTGTGCGCGTTCCTACTGTTCTCCAGCCTTATATGGGCGGCCTAGAAGTAATTTCTAAGAAATAG
- the pdxS gene encoding pyridoxal 5'-phosphate synthase lyase subunit PdxS: MMETGTSRVKRGMAEMQKGGVIMDVMNAEQARIAEAAGAVAVMALERVPSDIRAAGGVARMADPTIFEEVVKTVSIPVMAKARIGHYVEAKVLEALGADYIDESEVLTPADEVFHINKKEFTIPFVCGAKDLGEALRRVGEGASMLRTKGEPGTGNIVEAVRHLRLINSQIRKVQNLSKDELYAEAKNLGVSYDLLLDVHETGKLPVVNFAAGGVATPSDAALMMHLGADGVFVGSGIFKSDNPERFARAIVEATTHYTDYKLIAEVSKNLGTPMKGIEISKLSASERMQDRGW; this comes from the coding sequence ATAATGGAAACAGGAACATCTCGTGTAAAAAGAGGTATGGCAGAAATGCAAAAAGGCGGCGTCATCATGGACGTCATGAATGCTGAGCAAGCAAGAATCGCTGAAGCAGCAGGTGCAGTAGCAGTTATGGCACTTGAGCGCGTTCCTTCGGATATTCGTGCAGCAGGCGGAGTCGCTCGTATGGCGGATCCAACGATCTTTGAAGAAGTTGTTAAGACGGTATCCATCCCAGTTATGGCCAAAGCTCGTATTGGACATTATGTTGAAGCAAAGGTATTAGAAGCACTGGGTGCTGACTATATTGATGAGTCCGAAGTGTTAACACCTGCGGATGAAGTTTTCCATATTAATAAGAAAGAATTCACAATCCCATTTGTATGTGGCGCCAAAGACCTTGGCGAAGCACTTCGACGTGTAGGTGAAGGTGCATCGATGCTTCGTACGAAGGGTGAACCAGGAACAGGCAACATCGTTGAAGCGGTACGTCACTTGCGTCTAATTAACAGCCAAATCCGCAAGGTTCAGAACTTGTCCAAGGACGAGCTGTATGCTGAAGCGAAAAACTTAGGCGTATCCTATGATTTGTTGCTTGACGTTCATGAGACAGGCAAATTGCCGGTTGTTAACTTCGCTGCAGGCGGCGTTGCAACACCATCCGATGCAGCATTGATGATGCACCTAGGTGCAGACGGCGTATTCGTTGGTTCAGGAATCTTCAAGTCCGACAACCCTGAACGTTTCGCACGTGCGATTGTTGAAGCAACAACACATTACACAGATTACAAATTGATCGCTGAAGTGTCGAAGAACCTTGGTACGCCAATGAAAGGGATCGAAATCTCCAAATTGAGCGCATCCGAGCGCATGCAAGATCGCGGCTGGTAA
- the tadA gene encoding tRNA adenosine(34) deaminase TadA, which yields MHENTYQYWMREAILEAHKAEAIGEVPIGAVVVWQNQIIGRGYNLRETTFDATAHAELIAIRQASEKLGAWRLLDCTLYVTLEPCPMCAGAIVQARVPTVVYGTTDPKAGCAGTLMNLLQEPRFNHRTEVIDGIAQEECAALLTNFFRKLRKNKSKD from the coding sequence ATGCATGAAAATACTTACCAATACTGGATGCGCGAAGCGATTCTAGAGGCGCACAAGGCTGAAGCGATCGGTGAAGTGCCGATTGGCGCGGTGGTCGTCTGGCAGAATCAAATTATCGGCCGCGGTTATAATCTGCGCGAGACGACATTCGATGCGACGGCTCACGCCGAATTAATCGCCATCAGGCAGGCCAGTGAGAAATTAGGCGCATGGCGCCTGCTCGATTGCACACTCTATGTCACGTTAGAGCCTTGTCCAATGTGCGCGGGCGCAATCGTTCAAGCAAGGGTTCCAACGGTTGTCTATGGCACGACGGATCCGAAGGCTGGCTGTGCAGGAACACTGATGAATCTATTACAAGAACCGAGGTTCAACCACCGGACGGAGGTCATCGATGGCATCGCACAGGAAGAATGCGCGGCCTTGCTGACGAATTTCTTCCGCAAGCTGAGGAAGAATAAATCGAAGGACTAA
- the serS gene encoding serine--tRNA ligase has translation MLDIQFIRDHAEQLQHIADQKGIAVSIAALLEADARRLDLLQQVEALRRARNTLAQQGASVDRASSEAMRLQAEARQHGAVLKARERELRDAFETWHELMLLVPNMASPATPAGVSDADNVEVKRVGAAPRFDFEARDHIALGEACDLFDLARGVKVAGTRQYFLRGAGLSLHRAVQQLALDLLMDRGFTAMDVPLLAREDAMINTGFFPGGREQTYAVPEDNAWLVGTGEVPLVSYYSDEIVDVAAPIKLAAVSNCFRREAGSAGRDVRGLYRVHQFAKVEQVVICKNDLSLAESILHEMMANSEELLRLLELPYRIVAVSVGDMGQKNYQQFDIETWMPSRDAYGETHSASSLLDFQARRSRIRFIDEQGKPQFCYTLNNTMVATPRILIPLLENHQQGDGSIRIPAALQPYMRGMTEIRPTKVLT, from the coding sequence ATGTTAGACATTCAATTTATTCGAGATCATGCAGAGCAGCTGCAGCACATCGCAGACCAGAAAGGCATCGCCGTATCAATCGCGGCGCTGCTCGAGGCTGACGCGCGGAGGCTCGACTTGCTCCAGCAAGTCGAAGCGCTGCGGCGCGCACGCAACACGCTCGCCCAGCAGGGCGCGAGCGTAGACCGCGCATCGAGCGAAGCGATGCGCCTGCAAGCCGAGGCACGGCAGCATGGCGCCGTGCTGAAGGCACGCGAACGCGAGCTGCGCGACGCGTTCGAGACCTGGCACGAGCTGATGCTGCTCGTGCCGAACATGGCGTCGCCCGCCACGCCCGCAGGCGTGAGCGACGCCGACAACGTCGAAGTGAAACGGGTCGGCGCAGCCCCCCGTTTCGACTTCGAGGCGAGAGATCACATCGCCCTCGGCGAGGCGTGTGATCTCTTCGATCTCGCGCGCGGCGTCAAGGTCGCCGGCACGCGGCAGTACTTCCTGCGAGGCGCGGGCCTCAGCCTGCACCGCGCCGTGCAGCAGCTCGCCCTCGATCTCCTGATGGATCGAGGCTTCACCGCGATGGACGTCCCGCTGCTCGCACGGGAGGACGCCATGATTAACACCGGCTTCTTTCCGGGTGGCCGCGAGCAAACCTATGCCGTACCAGAGGATAACGCCTGGCTCGTCGGTACCGGCGAAGTCCCCCTCGTCTCGTATTACAGCGACGAGATTGTCGATGTCGCAGCGCCAATCAAACTCGCCGCGGTGTCGAATTGCTTCCGCCGAGAAGCTGGCTCAGCTGGACGCGATGTACGCGGCCTGTACCGTGTGCACCAGTTCGCAAAGGTTGAACAGGTCGTAATCTGCAAGAACGACCTCAGCCTAGCGGAGTCGATCCTGCACGAGATGATGGCCAACAGTGAAGAGCTGCTACGATTACTCGAGCTGCCCTATCGCATCGTCGCCGTAAGTGTAGGCGACATGGGACAAAAGAATTATCAACAATTCGATATTGAGACGTGGATGCCAAGCCGGGACGCTTATGGTGAGACCCATTCGGCTTCGAGCTTGCTCGATTTCCAAGCCCGCCGTTCGCGGATCCGATTCATCGATGAGCAAGGCAAGCCCCAATTCTGCTATACGCTGAACAATACGATGGTGGCTACACCGCGCATTCTGATTCCGCTGCTGGAGAACCATCAACAGGGAGACGGGTCGATTCGTATTCCTGCAGCGCTGCAGCCCTATATGCGAGGTATGACGGAAATCCGCCCAACAAAGGTGCTCACATAA
- a CDS encoding YitT family protein, which produces MQEHASAVAAQSTRKHLRTPLPIILKRVVFILIGAILMAVALEFFLVPNNIIDGGITGISIILSHITGLKLGLFLFVLNLPFLFLGYKQIGKTFALSTLLGVSVMSIGTVMFHHSPSFTDNPLLAAVFGGILLGIGVGLVIRFGGSLDGTEIVAILLNKKVPFSVGQIVMFFNLFILSCAGLVFDWDRAMYSLIAYFIAYKMMDTTIEGFDESKSVWIISDSHREIGEALLSRLGRGVTYLNGEGGFSGDDKKVIFAVITRLEEAKLKTIVQELDPSAFLAIGNIHDVSGGRFKKKDIH; this is translated from the coding sequence ATGCAAGAACATGCAAGCGCCGTAGCCGCGCAGTCCACACGTAAACATTTGAGAACACCACTGCCAATTATTTTGAAGCGAGTCGTCTTTATTCTAATTGGTGCCATCTTAATGGCTGTTGCTCTAGAGTTCTTCCTGGTTCCGAACAATATTATCGATGGCGGGATTACAGGGATATCAATTATTTTGTCGCATATTACGGGATTAAAGCTCGGTCTCTTCCTATTCGTACTCAATTTACCGTTCTTATTCCTTGGTTATAAACAGATTGGTAAGACTTTTGCACTATCCACATTACTTGGTGTATCGGTGATGTCCATTGGTACGGTGATGTTCCATCATTCGCCTTCATTCACAGATAATCCGCTGCTCGCGGCTGTATTCGGAGGCATCCTGCTCGGGATTGGGGTCGGACTTGTTATTCGGTTCGGCGGTTCCCTGGATGGTACGGAGATCGTGGCGATTCTTCTCAATAAGAAGGTCCCTTTCTCCGTAGGCCAAATCGTTATGTTCTTTAACCTTTTCATTCTTAGCTGTGCAGGATTGGTATTTGATTGGGATCGTGCCATGTACTCCCTGATTGCTTATTTCATTGCTTATAAGATGATGGATACGACTATTGAAGGCTTCGACGAGTCAAAATCGGTCTGGATCATTAGTGATAGCCATCGTGAGATTGGGGAAGCGCTCCTTAGCCGTCTAGGCCGGGGTGTTACGTATCTCAACGGGGAAGGCGGATTCTCTGGTGATGACAAGAAAGTGATTTTCGCGGTGATTACCCGTCTAGAAGAAGCTAAACTGAAGACCATTGTGCAGGAATTAGACCCGTCGGCCTTCCTCGCGATTGGCAACATTCATGATGTTAGCGGTGGAAGATTCAAGAAGAAGGATATCCACTAG
- the pdxT gene encoding pyridoxal 5'-phosphate synthase glutaminase subunit PdxT, whose translation MKVGVLALQGAVAEHIRSIEQAGATGVSVKRVEQLDELDGLIIPGGESTTIGKLMRKYDFIDAVRSFSAQGKPIFGTCAGLIVLAERIEGQDEAHLELMDMTVARNAFGRQRESFETDLPVQGIDEPIRAVFIRAPLITQVGPEVEVLSTFNGEIVTARQGHLLAASYHPELTDDVRLHEYFLDMIKDSAVVER comes from the coding sequence ATGAAAGTTGGCGTATTGGCGCTGCAGGGAGCTGTAGCTGAACATATTCGCAGTATTGAGCAAGCAGGCGCAACAGGCGTAAGCGTGAAGCGTGTGGAGCAATTGGACGAGTTGGACGGCTTGATCATTCCGGGTGGCGAGAGCACGACGATTGGTAAATTAATGCGCAAGTATGACTTTATTGATGCGGTTCGTAGCTTCTCGGCACAAGGGAAGCCGATCTTCGGCACTTGTGCAGGACTTATTGTTCTTGCGGAGCGAATTGAAGGACAAGACGAGGCGCATCTCGAATTAATGGATATGACGGTTGCGCGTAATGCGTTTGGTCGGCAACGCGAGAGCTTCGAGACGGATTTGCCTGTACAAGGAATTGATGAGCCCATTCGTGCCGTATTCATTCGTGCACCGCTCATTACGCAGGTTGGTCCAGAGGTGGAGGTCCTCTCCACCTTCAATGGAGAGATTGTAACAGCACGGCAAGGGCACTTGCTAGCAGCTTCCTATCATCCGGAATTGACAGACGATGTGCGTCTGCATGAATATTTCCTGGATATGATTAAAGATTCTGCTGTTGTAGAACGATAA
- a CDS encoding D-alanyl-D-alanine carboxypeptidase family protein, whose amino-acid sequence MNNDKLREHKKRQMLKKTIAIFLGFQLLCGALAPAGAIFAEGETKTTTTTTQSLTKDITSANIKMPTAESLNLEVKSAILMDAATGQLLVDINSDEALPPASMTKMMTEYIVQEQVKQGKLKWDEIVTTSENASLTKGSRIFLAQGDQHTVEQLFIAMAVGSANDATVALAERVAGSEQEFVKLMNETAQKMGMKTAYFINATGLSRADMPEKYRPTEDRETVVSARDIAKLALRIVEDHPDFSRFTTIQSYKFRERDKTPIINYNWMLESNASIPSFKRYAYPGLDGLKTGHTSQAGFCFAGTATRNGMRLISVVMGAKTEAKRFIETKKVLDYGFNNFEVKQAVAPKSVVPGADKAKLKKGKSTEVSAVTESAVSFVVPKGANTDKVTFTTKMDETLVAPIKKGQKVGEITYTFKSDNGDQKKTVNLVASEDVEKGGWLRLFFRAIGDFFKDLFSGIKNLF is encoded by the coding sequence ATGAATAATGATAAATTACGTGAACATAAAAAACGTCAAATGTTGAAGAAGACGATTGCCATATTCTTAGGATTCCAACTACTATGCGGTGCGCTGGCTCCTGCAGGCGCGATTTTCGCAGAAGGTGAGACGAAGACGACTACAACGACAACACAGTCGCTCACGAAGGATATTACATCTGCCAATATTAAAATGCCTACCGCTGAATCGTTGAACCTCGAAGTGAAATCAGCGATTTTGATGGATGCCGCGACGGGCCAATTGCTTGTTGATATTAACTCAGACGAGGCTTTGCCACCGGCGAGTATGACGAAGATGATGACCGAATACATTGTTCAAGAACAAGTAAAGCAAGGGAAGCTGAAATGGGATGAAATCGTAACGACAAGCGAAAATGCATCCCTAACCAAAGGATCACGAATCTTCCTCGCTCAAGGGGATCAGCATACCGTAGAGCAGCTCTTCATTGCGATGGCGGTCGGTTCGGCCAATGATGCAACGGTAGCACTTGCAGAACGCGTTGCCGGGTCGGAACAAGAGTTCGTGAAATTAATGAATGAAACGGCACAAAAAATGGGCATGAAAACGGCATACTTCATTAACGCAACGGGGCTAAGCCGTGCGGATATGCCTGAGAAATACCGTCCAACCGAAGACCGGGAGACAGTTGTATCGGCACGTGACATTGCAAAGCTAGCTTTGCGGATTGTTGAAGATCATCCGGATTTCTCCAGATTTACGACAATTCAATCTTACAAATTCCGTGAGCGTGATAAAACGCCGATTATTAACTATAACTGGATGCTGGAATCCAATGCATCCATTCCTTCATTCAAACGTTATGCTTATCCTGGGTTGGATGGACTCAAAACAGGGCATACTTCGCAAGCAGGATTCTGCTTCGCGGGAACAGCAACACGTAACGGTATGCGTCTGATCAGTGTCGTCATGGGTGCCAAGACAGAAGCGAAGCGGTTCATCGAGACGAAAAAAGTCCTTGATTATGGATTCAACAACTTCGAAGTGAAGCAAGCGGTAGCCCCTAAATCGGTTGTTCCAGGTGCAGACAAGGCGAAGCTGAAGAAGGGTAAATCCACAGAGGTATCGGCGGTAACCGAGTCTGCTGTGAGCTTCGTTGTACCAAAAGGCGCGAATACTGACAAGGTCACCTTTACAACCAAAATGGACGAGACGTTGGTAGCTCCAATTAAGAAGGGCCAAAAAGTCGGAGAGATCACGTATACGTTCAAATCCGACAATGGCGACCAGAAGAAGACAGTAAATCTGGTTGCATCGGAGGATGTAGAAAAGGGCGGATGGCTGCGCTTATTCTTCCGTGCGATTGGCGACTTCTTCAAGGATTTGTTCTCTGGAATTAAAAATCTGTTCTAA
- a CDS encoding DUF6612 family protein, translated as MNRKLWMSVVMGMLAIMLVLSGCGAKKDPKEALQAAMDNAVKMKSYDFKASFVLNDLNVSSPELTANPEVGMVYNMLKNAQVTVTGAYQKDPMQMEMNVDLTIKGDASFTLNMPIVMTKEKMWVKIPSIPMIPMPENLVGKFVEIDMKKLAEQAGESTVPTFDTAKSQELSMDIMKILFEKFDGKTFFQEVDAKSVTLPEGVEAKQVVKLAINNENLEQGLTVLVKDVAPQVLDLLASDKYKDMIPSLKAEDIATAKKDLTDEAKLKEALAEIKKGFKINDLNVVTAVNKDQFPAYQEANINVDVTAEGSTVKVNAKVTSEYSNINGKPSFKIGTPPQDVIPMEQLEQMFGGAGVAAE; from the coding sequence TTGAACAGGAAGTTATGGATGTCCGTCGTCATGGGTATGCTAGCGATCATGCTCGTATTATCCGGTTGTGGGGCGAAGAAAGATCCGAAGGAAGCACTTCAAGCAGCTATGGACAATGCTGTCAAAATGAAATCGTATGATTTCAAGGCATCATTTGTTCTTAATGATCTGAACGTATCCAGTCCAGAGCTTACAGCGAATCCAGAAGTAGGCATGGTCTATAATATGCTTAAGAATGCTCAGGTTACAGTGACAGGTGCTTATCAGAAAGATCCAATGCAAATGGAGATGAACGTGGATCTGACGATCAAAGGTGATGCATCCTTCACGCTGAATATGCCGATCGTTATGACGAAAGAAAAAATGTGGGTGAAGATACCAAGCATCCCAATGATTCCGATGCCAGAGAACCTGGTTGGCAAATTCGTTGAGATCGATATGAAGAAGCTTGCTGAACAAGCGGGCGAGAGCACAGTTCCAACGTTCGATACTGCGAAGTCGCAAGAATTGTCGATGGATATTATGAAGATCTTATTCGAGAAATTCGATGGCAAAACATTCTTCCAAGAGGTAGATGCGAAGTCTGTTACATTGCCTGAGGGCGTAGAAGCGAAGCAAGTTGTTAAGCTAGCAATCAACAACGAGAATTTGGAGCAGGGTCTTACAGTTCTTGTGAAAGACGTTGCACCGCAAGTGCTTGATTTGCTCGCAAGTGATAAGTATAAAGACATGATTCCAAGCTTGAAAGCTGAAGATATCGCAACAGCGAAAAAGGACCTTACAGACGAAGCGAAGCTGAAAGAAGCGCTAGCTGAGATCAAGAAGGGCTTCAAAATCAACGATCTGAACGTTGTAACAGCTGTGAACAAGGATCAATTCCCTGCATATCAAGAAGCAAACATCAATGTGGATGTAACTGCTGAAGGATCTACCGTGAAAGTAAATGCGAAAGTAACATCGGAGTACTCCAACATTAACGGTAAACCAAGCTTCAAAATTGGTACGCCTCCACAAGACGTAATTCCGATGGAACAGCTTGAACAAATGTTCGGCGGCGCTGGAGTTGCTGCAGAATAA
- a CDS encoding ATP-binding protein → MSIKVKLSLIISSTLIVIMLFNIVLSYFSTKENMREDSENKMMATAKQIAIEFEQARTGAAYVEQLISEKLYMASITASRELDPDIHQVRDEDLKQLSRRLGVSHISLLAPVNGELVIQRSSNISDQGLVANNWYYGYAAFQQFIHPAELKEDKPLERFWAAPLDTSARTDLTDKRSFYEDGKRNYIISTYMLESDLKDYERISDMNEIVRKTIAANPNILEVTGIYPQLFKLASALDLSNPLDDRVGYYHTEQPIVFGSYTYVDPVNDIAYVEKAARGEYISYEAEINGKHVTKSFIPVSNDDSYLISIVMDYKMISSVLNEQLVNYIAISIVLLEIMIITSYLIAGRMIRPLQSILDKVNDVANGHFGARLKIKSKDELGLLARRINMMARNLSIYTNQLQQTYEENRAMKEYLESFINQTADAIHVVDLEGRVILANYAFQQLFGWNTEQIVGKHITIIPESRQEEEERVMNWLISGKNLMARETQRMTRDGRLVDVSVSTSAIYDENGHCIAFASITRDVTEHKKMEELLRRSEKLTTVGQLAAGVAHEIRNPLTTLRGFLQFQQQKQVLNLNHTDIMLSELDRINLIVSEFLILAKPQAVHFQKKDVRYILGDVISLLDSQANMVNIHFDTHFTQEPCVIECEENHLKQVFINIFKNAFEAMPSGGTIKLITEIWNEKDVRVQVIDHGHGIPEENISKLGQPFYTDKETGTGLGLMVSQRIIHNHKGTLEITSIVNVGTTVTIQLPVFYEVQLDNPPGLI, encoded by the coding sequence TTGTCGATTAAAGTGAAATTATCTCTCATTATATCAAGCACGCTGATCGTTATTATGTTATTTAATATCGTACTCAGTTATTTTTCTACGAAGGAGAATATGCGCGAAGACAGTGAGAATAAAATGATGGCCACCGCAAAGCAAATTGCGATAGAGTTCGAACAGGCGCGAACGGGGGCCGCATATGTCGAACAGCTGATAAGCGAGAAGTTATACATGGCTTCCATTACGGCGTCTCGTGAGCTTGATCCTGATATTCACCAAGTCCGCGATGAGGACCTGAAGCAGCTCAGCCGCAGGCTTGGCGTTTCGCACATTTCGCTTCTAGCACCTGTTAACGGGGAGTTGGTTATTCAGCGCTCATCGAATATATCCGATCAGGGACTCGTGGCGAATAATTGGTATTACGGCTATGCTGCCTTCCAACAATTCATTCATCCAGCCGAGCTTAAGGAAGATAAGCCACTAGAGAGATTCTGGGCTGCTCCTTTAGATACGAGTGCCAGAACAGATCTTACGGATAAACGAAGTTTCTATGAAGACGGCAAACGCAACTATATTATAAGTACATATATGCTAGAAAGTGATCTCAAAGATTACGAGCGAATATCCGATATGAACGAGATCGTTCGCAAGACGATCGCGGCCAATCCGAATATTCTTGAAGTGACAGGCATCTATCCTCAATTGTTCAAACTCGCCTCCGCACTTGATTTGTCGAACCCTCTCGATGATCGCGTAGGTTATTATCATACGGAACAACCCATCGTATTTGGCAGTTACACCTATGTGGATCCAGTGAATGATATTGCGTATGTAGAGAAGGCTGCTCGTGGCGAATATATTAGCTATGAAGCAGAGATCAACGGCAAGCATGTTACGAAGAGCTTCATTCCCGTGTCGAATGATGACTCTTACTTGATCAGCATTGTGATGGATTATAAAATGATCTCGAGCGTCTTGAATGAGCAGCTTGTGAACTATATCGCGATATCGATCGTACTGCTGGAGATTATGATCATAACGAGTTATTTGATCGCTGGTCGAATGATTCGTCCCCTTCAATCGATCTTGGATAAGGTCAATGATGTGGCGAACGGTCACTTCGGTGCTCGGCTCAAAATTAAGAGTAAAGACGAGCTGGGGCTTCTCGCACGGCGGATTAATATGATGGCGCGGAACCTCAGTATTTATACCAATCAGTTGCAGCAGACCTATGAAGAGAACCGAGCGATGAAAGAGTATTTGGAATCGTTCATTAATCAGACCGCGGACGCCATCCATGTTGTCGATTTGGAGGGTCGCGTGATTCTAGCGAATTATGCCTTCCAGCAACTCTTCGGATGGAATACAGAGCAGATTGTCGGGAAGCATATTACGATCATACCAGAATCAAGGCAAGAAGAAGAGGAGCGGGTAATGAACTGGCTCATCTCTGGGAAGAACCTGATGGCGCGCGAGACGCAGCGTATGACCAGGGACGGCAGGCTGGTGGATGTGAGTGTATCGACTTCTGCCATCTATGATGAGAATGGTCACTGTATCGCCTTTGCTAGCATTACCCGAGATGTGACGGAGCATAAGAAGATGGAAGAGCTCCTTCGCCGGTCGGAGAAGCTCACAACGGTTGGGCAGCTAGCAGCGGGGGTTGCGCATGAAATTCGTAATCCGTTAACCACCCTTCGGGGTTTTCTGCAATTCCAGCAGCAGAAACAAGTGCTTAATCTCAACCATACGGACATTATGCTCTCAGAGCTTGACCGAATTAATCTGATCGTGAGTGAATTCTTGATCTTGGCGAAGCCGCAGGCGGTGCACTTTCAGAAGAAGGATGTACGGTATATACTAGGGGATGTGATCTCCCTTTTAGATAGTCAGGCCAATATGGTGAATATCCATTTTGATACGCATTTTACGCAAGAGCCTTGTGTGATTGAGTGTGAAGAAAACCATTTAAAGCAGGTGTTCATCAATATATTCAAAAATGCATTTGAAGCCATGCCGTCTGGGGGTACGATTAAGTTAATTACGGAAATTTGGAATGAGAAGGATGTACGCGTACAAGTTATCGACCATGGACATGGGATTCCAGAGGAGAACATCTCCAAGCTGGGCCAGCCGTTCTATACGGATAAGGAGACCGGAACGGGTCTTGGTCTGATGGTGAGTCAGCGTATTATTCATAATCACAAGGGTACACTGGAAATTACGAGTATTGTCAATGTTGGTACGACCGTAACGATCCAATT
- a CDS encoding small acid-soluble spore protein P: protein MAKSKAIPVPEAQQKERHHQADNGTGQQEPLSGSKKTKQHNHVSHNNPQG, encoded by the coding sequence ATGGCCAAGTCCAAAGCAATACCTGTTCCTGAAGCACAGCAGAAAGAACGCCATCACCAGGCCGACAATGGTACTGGACAACAGGAACCGTTATCCGGCTCGAAGAAAACTAAACAACATAACCATGTGAGCCACAACAATCCGCAAGGGTAG